Proteins encoded within one genomic window of Chthonomonadales bacterium:
- a CDS encoding HAD family phosphatase, translating into MTPPRYRILFVDIDGTLVGDSDDPSARAFAALERAGRAGCRVVLCTGRSRHTTRRLAARLGGSHGVLLNGAVIVEWSSGMVLRKTALDPGVVSRAIEVVRAHGMAPLCFGTRDDDRWIVTDGRAPVHPGYARHNADRLVWRDDVSVDLEDLPTMVAAYGPPARGRAVAEAARRALGRSVRVIESVSPRYDCWCTEIHSPEADKALAAAALAERLGVAASECAAIGDHLNDISLLRWAGLGVAMGDGHPDARACADRVTGCLADDGLASAVERYVLGDGH; encoded by the coding sequence ATGACACCGCCGCGCTACAGGATTCTGTTCGTCGACATCGACGGCACGCTCGTTGGCGACAGCGATGACCCCTCGGCCCGAGCGTTCGCCGCGCTGGAGCGGGCCGGACGTGCCGGATGCCGGGTGGTGCTCTGCACGGGCCGCAGTCGCCACACGACCCGCCGGCTCGCCGCCAGGCTGGGCGGCTCGCACGGCGTGTTGCTGAACGGGGCCGTGATCGTGGAATGGAGCTCGGGGATGGTCCTGCGCAAGACCGCGCTCGATCCCGGCGTCGTCTCCCGGGCGATCGAGGTGGTCCGGGCGCACGGTATGGCGCCGCTGTGCTTCGGCACGCGTGACGACGATCGCTGGATCGTGACGGATGGTCGGGCGCCGGTGCACCCGGGCTACGCGCGGCACAACGCTGACCGACTCGTCTGGCGCGATGACGTCTCGGTCGACCTGGAGGACCTGCCGACGATGGTGGCCGCCTACGGGCCCCCGGCCCGCGGCCGCGCCGTGGCGGAGGCGGCCCGGCGTGCTCTCGGGCGGAGCGTGCGCGTGATCGAGTCGGTGTCGCCGCGCTATGACTGCTGGTGCACCGAGATCCACAGTCCGGAGGCCGACAAGGCGCTGGCCGCCGCCGCGCTTGCGGAACGGCTCGGGGTGGCCGCCTCCGAGTGCGCGGCCATCGGCGACCACTTGAACGACATCTCGCTGCTGCGCTGGGCGGGCCTGGGCGTGGCCATGGGAGACGGGCATCCCGACGCGCGCGCTTGCGCGGACCGGGTGACCGGGTGTCTGGCCGACGATGGGCTGGCGAGCGCGGTTGAGCGCTACGTGCTGGGCGACGGCCACTGA